The proteins below come from a single Rhizobium sp. BT04 genomic window:
- a CDS encoding GNAT family N-acetyltransferase: MADIEIRPFASDDADAVLSVILPIQREEFGIDITADAQPDLRVIPDFYQSGKGEFWVAVKDGAIVGTVGLKDIGNNQAALRKMFVSAAVRGREHGVAARLLDRLIAHARDAGLTDIFLGTTDKFVAAHRFYEKNGFSEIAKSALPRSFPLMAVDSKFYRYKVG; encoded by the coding sequence ATGGCGGACATCGAAATCAGACCCTTCGCATCAGATGACGCCGATGCCGTGCTGTCGGTGATCCTGCCGATCCAGCGCGAGGAATTCGGCATCGACATCACCGCGGATGCACAGCCGGATCTCCGGGTCATTCCGGATTTCTATCAGTCCGGCAAAGGTGAGTTCTGGGTCGCCGTCAAGGACGGTGCCATCGTCGGCACGGTTGGGCTGAAGGACATCGGCAACAACCAGGCGGCGCTGCGCAAGATGTTCGTCTCAGCCGCGGTGCGCGGCCGCGAGCACGGCGTGGCGGCACGGCTCCTCGATCGCCTGATCGCCCATGCCAGGGACGCCGGCCTCACCGATATCTTCCTCGGCACGACCGACAAATTCGTCGCGGCGCATCGTTTCTACGAGAAGAACGGCTTTAGCGAAATCGCCAAAAGCGCCCTGCCCCGCTCCTTCCCGCTGATGGCGGTGGACAGCAAGTTCTACCGTTATAAGGTCGGCTGA